One window of Bacillus sp. FJAT-45350 genomic DNA carries:
- the hprK gene encoding HPr(Ser) kinase/phosphatase, with amino-acid sequence MAKVTASELIEKFNLEVISGEEGIYRPISTSDISRPGIEVAGFFTYYPAKRLQLLGRTELSFFEQLMDHEKKERMLKLCTYDTPGIIISRGLDAPRELIEASEEIGVPLLRSSLTTTRLSSQLTNFLDSKLAPTTAVHGVLVDIYGIGVLITGASGVGKSETALDLVRRGHRLVADDSVEIRQEHEDTLIGRAPELIQHLLEIRGLGIINVMTLFGAGAIRPFKRVVLVIHLELWDQNKAYDRLGLEEDTLKIINTEVPKLTVPVRPGRNLAVIVEVAAMNFRLKRLGMNAAQQFSDRLTDVIEEGDREF; translated from the coding sequence ATGGCGAAAGTGACGGCAAGTGAATTAATTGAAAAGTTTAACCTCGAAGTAATTAGTGGAGAAGAAGGTATTTACCGACCAATTTCAACAAGTGATATATCTCGTCCTGGTATTGAGGTAGCAGGGTTCTTTACATATTATCCAGCAAAACGATTGCAATTACTAGGAAGAACAGAATTGTCTTTCTTTGAACAGTTGATGGATCATGAGAAAAAAGAGCGGATGTTAAAGCTTTGTACATATGATACACCTGGAATTATTATTTCACGTGGTTTAGATGCACCGAGAGAGTTGATAGAGGCTTCTGAGGAAATAGGAGTCCCACTTCTTCGTTCATCGTTAACGACAACGCGTTTAAGTAGTCAGTTAACGAACTTCCTAGATAGTAAGCTAGCTCCAACAACAGCTGTACATGGGGTTCTTGTTGATATATATGGTATTGGTGTCCTAATTACCGGCGCAAGTGGAGTAGGGAAAAGTGAAACGGCGTTAGACCTTGTTCGTCGTGGTCATCGTCTAGTTGCTGATGATTCAGTTGAAATTAGACAAGAGCATGAAGATACATTAATAGGTCGTGCACCAGAACTAATTCAGCATTTACTTGAAATTCGTGGATTAGGAATTATTAATGTTATGACTTTGTTTGGAGCAGGTGCGATTCGTCCATTTAAACGTGTTGTACTTGTAATTCACCTTGAATTATGGGACCAAAACAAAGCATATGACCGATTAGGGTTAGAAGAAGATACGTTAAAAATTATTAATACAGAGGTACCAAAACTAACAGTACCGGTTCGACCTGGACGAAATTTAGCGGTAATAGTAGAAGTTGCAGCAATGAACTTCCGACTAAAACGACTAGGAATGAATGCAGCCCAACAATTCTCAGACCGACTAACAGATGTGATAGAAGAAGGAGATAGAGAGTTTTAG